One genomic window of Cannabis sativa cultivar Pink pepper isolate KNU-18-1 chromosome 2, ASM2916894v1, whole genome shotgun sequence includes the following:
- the LOC115720849 gene encoding clathrin heavy chain 1-like — protein MAAANAPITMKETLTLPSIGINSQFITFTNVTMESDKFICVRETAPQNSVVIVDMNLPMQPLRRPITADSALMNPNSRILALKALTPGTTQDHLQIFNIEAKAKIKSHQMPEQVVFWKWITPKMLGLVTQTSVYHWSIEGESEPVKMFERTANLASNQIINYRCDPTEKWLVLIGIAQGSPERPQLVKGNMQLFSVDQQRSQALEAHAASFATFKVAGNENPSILICFASKSFNAGQVTSKLHIIELGAQPGKPSFTKKQADLFFPPDFADDFPVSMQISQKYGLIYVITKLGLLFVYDLETATAVYRNRISPDPIFLTAEASSVGGFYAVNRRGQVLLATVNEQTIVSFVSGQLNNLELAVNLAKRGNLPGAEELVVQRFQELFAQTKYKEAAELAAESPMGILRTQETVAKFQSVPVQTGQTPPLLQYFGTLLTKGKLNAFESLELSRLVVNQNKKNLLENWLAEDKLECSEELGDLVKTVDNDLALKIYIKARATPKVVAAFAERREFDKILVYSKQVGYTPDYLFLLQTILRTDPQGAVNFALMMSQMEGGCPVDYNTITDLFLQRNLIREATAFLLDVLKPNLPEHAHLQTKVLEINLVTFPNVADAILANGMFTHYDRPRIAQLCEKAGLYLRALQHYTELSDVKRIIVNTHAIDPQALVEFFGTLSKEWALECMKDLLVVNLRGNLQIIVQTAKEYAEQLGVDACIKLFEQFKSYEGLYFFLGSYLSSSEDPEIHFKYIEAAAKTGQIKEVERVTRESNFYDPEKTKNFLMEAKLPDARPLINVCDRFGFVPDLTHYLYTSNMLRYIEGYVQKVNPGNAPLVVGQLLDDECPEDFIKGLILSVRSLLPVEPLVEECEKRNRLRLLTQFLEHLVSEGSQDVHVHNALGKIIIDSNNNPEHFLTTNPYYDSRVVGKYCEKRDPTLAVVAYRRGQCDDELINVTNRNSLFKLQARYVVERMDGDLWEKVLTPENEYRRQLIDQVVSTALPESNSPEQVSAAVKAFMTADLPHELIELLEKIVLQNSAFSGNFNLQNLLILTAIKADPSRVMDYINRLDNFDGPAVGEVAVEAQLYEEAVAIFKKFNLNVQAVNVLLDNIRSIERAVEFAFRVEEDAVWSQVAKAQLREGLVSDAIESFIRADDATQFLDVIRAAENENVYPDLVRYLLMVRQKTKEPKVDGELIYAYAKIDRLAEIEEFILMPNVANLQNVGDRLYDEALYEAAKIIYAFISNWAKLAVTLVKLQQFQNAVDAARKANSTKTWKEVCFACVDAEEFRLAQICGLNIIIQVDDLEEVSEYYQNRGRFDELISLMESGLGLERAHMGIFTELGVLYARYRPEKLMEHIKLFSTRLNIPKLIRACDEQQHWKELTYLYIQYDEFDNAATTVMNHSPEAWDHMQFKDVIVKVASVELYYKAVHFYLQEHPDIINDLLNVIALRVDHARVVDIMRKAGHLRLVKPYMVAVQSTNVSAVNEALNEIYIEEEDYDRLRESIDLHDSFDQIGLAQKIEKHELLEMRRVAAYIYKKAGRWKQSIALSKKDNLYKDAMETCSQSGDRELSEDLLVYFIEKGKKECFASCLFVCYDLLRPDVVLELAWLNNMIDFAFPYLLQFIREYTSKVDELVKDKIEAQNEVKAKENEEKELVAQHNMYAQLLPALPAPPGMGGAGFAQPPPPMPMGGMGMPPMPGYGMPPMGSY, from the exons ATGGCGGCTGCAAATGCCCCCATCACAATGAAGGAGACCCTAACG TTACCCAGTATTGGGATAAATTCCCAATTCATCACATTTACGAATGTGACCATGGAATCCGACAAGTTTATTTGTGTACGAGAGACTGCACCTCAAAATAGTGTGGTTATTGTCGACATGAATTTGCCTATGCAGCCTTTAAGACGTCCCATTACGGCAGATTCGGCATTGATGAACCCCAACTCTAGAATTCTCGCTCTTAAAG CTTTAACTCCAGGAACTACTCAGGATCATTTACAAATATTCAATATTGAAGCAAAAGCAAAGATAAAATCACATCAGATGCCTGAACAG GTTGTCTTTTGGAAGTGGATCACTCCAAAGATGTTGGGCCTGGTTACACAGACCTCAGTTTATCACTGGTCAATTGAAG GCGAGTCTGAACCTGTAAAGATGTTTGAGCGGACAGCTAATTTGGCTAGTAATCAAATAATCAACTACCGATGTGACCCTACTGAAAAGTGGTTGGTTTTGATCGGTATTGCTCAAGGTTCACCTGAG AGGCCACAGCTAGTGAAAGGAAATATGCAACTTTTCTCCGTGGATCAGCAACGTAGTCAAGCCCTTGAAGCACATGCTGCATCATTTGCCACATTTAAA GTTGCAGGAAATGAAAATCCTTCAATTCTTATTTGTTTCGCTTCAAAAAGCTTCAATGCTGGACAAGTTACATCAAAGTTGCATATTATTGAACTTGGTGCCCAGCCAG GAAAACCATCATTTACTAAGAAGCAAGCAGATCTATTTTTTCCTCCCGACTTCGCTGATGACTTTCCTGTGTCAATGCAG ATATCACAAAAGTACGGTTTGATATACGTGATCACAAAGCTAGGGCTTctatttgtgtatgacctagagACAGCAACAGCAGTTTATAGAAACAGAATCAGTCCAGACCCCATCTTTCTGACTGCAGAAGCTTCATCAGTTGGGGGTTTTTATGCTGTCAATAGGCGAGGCCAGGTGCTGCTTGCCACTGTAAATGAGCAAACAATTGTATCTTTTGTCAGTGGTCAG tTAAACAATTTGGAACTTGCTGTTAATCTTGCTAAAAGAGGAAACCTTCCTGGCGCAGAAGAACTG GTTGTCCAGCGCTTTCAAGAACTGTTTGCTCAGACAAAGTACAAAGAGGCTGCAGAACTTGCAGCAGAATCTCCAATGGGCATACTTCGTACTCAAGAGACAGTTGCTAAATTTCAG AGTGTCCCTGTGCAAACTGGGCAAACACCACCATTGCTACAATACTTTGGAACCTTGTTGACTAAAGGAAAACTAAATGCTTTTGAATCCTTGGAGCTATCTCGCCTAGTTGtaaatcaaaacaagaaaaatctTTTGGAGAACTGGTTGGCTGAGGACAAGCTTGAATGTAGTGAAGAGCTTGGAGATCTTGTCAAG ACAGTGGACAATGACCTTGCTCTAAAGATATACATCAAAGCCAGAGCAACTCCAAAAGTTGTTGCAGCATTTGCAGAGAGAAGGGAGTTTGACAAGATTTTAGTATACTCAAAGCAG GTTGGGTACACACCtgattatttgtttcttctgcAAACAATATTGCGGACAGATCCACAG GGAGCGGTTAATTTTGCATTGATGATGTCTCAAATGGAGGGTGGCTGCCCGGTTGATTACAACACAATTACAGATCTGTTTCTGCAG CGGAATTTGATTCGTGAGGCAACTGCCTTTTTGTTGGATGTGCTGAAGCCCAATTTACCTGAACATGCACACCTTCAGACAAAG GTTTTGGAAATAAATCTTGTGACATTCCCAAATGTTGCTGATGCAATTTTGGCAAATGGAATGTTCACTCATTATGACCGTCCACGTATTGCACAACTCTGTGAAAAAGCTGGTTTGTATTTGCGTGCCCTACAG CATTATACAGAGTTATCAGATGTCAAACGTATTATTGTGAATACACATGCAATTGATCCACAG GCTTTAGTTGAGTTCTTTGGTACCCTTTCCAAAGAATGGGCTCTTGAGTGCATGAAGGATCTTCTAGTAGTAAATCTTAGAGGCAATCTTCAGATTATTGTCCAG ACTGCAAAAGAATATGCAGAGCAATTGGGTGTGGATGCATGCATAAAATTATTCGAGCAGTTCAAATCCTATGAAGGACTGTACTTTTTCTTGGGCTCGTATTTGAGTTCCAG TGAGGATCCCGAGATCCACTTCAAGTACATTGAGGCAGCTGCAAAAACCGGACAAATTAAGGAGGTCGAGCGTGTTACACGGGAATCAAACTTTTATGACCCAGAAAAAACAAAGAATTTTCTAATGGAAGCCAAGCTTCCAGATGCACGCCCGCTGATTAATGTCTGCGATCGTTTTGGTTTTGTTCCTGATCTCACCCATTATTTATACACCAGCAACATGCTTAGGTATATTGAAGGTTATGTCCAAAAG GTCAACCCTGGAAATGCACCTCTAGTTGTAGGACAGCTCTTAGATGATGAATGCCCTGAGGACTTTATTAAAGGCCTGATTTTATCAGTTCGTTCTCTTCTTCCTGTTGAGCCTTTGGTGGAGGAATGCGAGAAGAg GAATCGTCTTCGCTTGCTCACTCAATTCTTGGAGCATCTTGTGAGTGAGGGAAGCCAAGATGTACATGTTCACAATGCTCTGGGTAAAATCATTATTGACAGCAACAATAACCCAGAACATTTTCTCACAACCAATCCATATTATGATTCTCGTGTCGTTGGTAAATATTGTGAGAAAAGGGATCCCACTCTTGCTGTTGTTGCTTACCGTAGAGGGCAATGTGATGATGAACTTATTAATGTAACAAATAGAAATTCCTTGTTCAAACTTCAAGCTAG GTATGTGGTGGAAAGAATGGATGGTGATCTATGGGAGAAAGTTCTTACTCCTGAAAATGAATATAGAAGACAGCTTATTGATCAAGTTGTATCTACAGCTCTGCCTGAGAGCAATAGTCCCGAGCAAGTTTCAGCAGCTGTTAAAGCCTTTATGACTGCTGACCTTCCCCACGAGTTGATTGAACTTCTTGAAAAGATTGTACTTCAAAACTCTGCTTTTAGTGGGAATTTCAATCTTCAAAATCTGTTAATTCTTACTGCCATTAAGGCTGATCCATCAAGAGTTATGGATTACATAAATAGGCTAGACAACTTTGATGGACCTGCAGTTGGAGAGGTGGCTGTTGAAGCTCAACTATATGAAGAAGCAGTCGCCATCTTCAAGAAGTTCAATTTGAATGTTCAGGCTGTGAATGTCCTATTGGATAACATTCGAAGCATCGAACGAGCTGTAGAGTTTGCATTCCGTGTTGAAGAAGATGCTGTTTGGAGTCAGGTAGCCAAGGCCCAATTGCGGGAGGGTCTGGTGAGTGATGCTATCGAGTCATTCATCCGTGCAGATGATGCAACTCAGTTCTTGGATGTCATACGTGCTGCTGAGAATGAAAATGTGTACCCTGACTTGGTGCGGTATCTTCTGATGGTTAGACAGAAAACCAAAGAGCCAAAGGTTGACGGCGAACTTATTTATGCATATGCTAAAATTGATCGGTTGGCTGAGATTGAAGAGTTCATTCTTATGCCAAATGTTGCTAATCTCCAAAATGTTGGAGATCGATTGTATGATGAAGCTTTGTACGAAGCAGCTAAAATCATATATGCATTTATCTCTAACTGGGCTAAGCTGGCTGTCACTCTTGTCAAGCTACAGCAATTTCAAAATGCAGTTGATGCAGCTCGAAAAGCTAACAGTACTAAAACATGGAAGGAAGTTTGTTTTGCTTGTGTTGATGCTGAGGAATTTCGTTTGGCACAGATCTGTGGTCTCAATATCATCATTCAG GTGGATGATTTGGAAGAAGTCAGTGAGTATTACCAGAACAGGGGACGCTTTGATGAGTTAATATCTCTTATGGAGAGTGGACTGGGATTGGAACGTGCACATATGGGCATATTTACTGAGCTAGGAGTTCTATATGCAAGATACCGTCCGGAAAAGCTGATGGAACACATTAAACTGTTCTCCACCCGACTTAACATTCCCAAGCTTATACGAGCTTGTGATGAACAGCAACATTGGAAGGAACTGACTTACTTATATATCCAGTATGATGAATTTGACAATGCTGCGACCACTGTTATGAACCACTCTCCAGAAGCTTGGGACCACATGCAATTCAAAGATGTGATTGTCAAAGTTGCTAGTGTTGAGCTCTACTATAAGGCTGTACATTTCTACTTACAAGAACATCCAGATATTATCAATGATCTTTTGAACGTGATTGCCCTTCGTGTAGACCATGCCCGAGTAGTGGACATAATGCGAAAG GCTGGTCATCTCCGTCTTGTGAAGCCATACATGGTCGCTGTTCAGAGTACCAATGTTTCTGCTGTTAATGAAGCTTTgaatgaaatatatatagagGAGGAAGACTATGATAGATTACGGGAATCAATTGATTTGCATGATAGCTTTGACCAGATAGGTCTTGCACAAAAG ATTGAGAAACATGAGCTTCTTGAGATGAGACGTGTTGCTGCTTATATCTATAAGAAAGCGGGAAGATGGAAGCAGTCTATTGCATTATCAAAGAAAGACAATCTATACAAAGATGCTATGGAAACCTGCTCACAGTCTGGCGATCGTGAACTTTCAGAAGACTTACTTGTATATTTCATTGAGAAG GGAAAGAAAGAGTGCTTTGCATCATGCCTCTTTGTTTGTTATGATTTGCTGCGGCCTGATGTTGTCCTTGAGCTTGCCTGGCTGAACAATATGATCGATTTTGCCTTCCCATATCTCTTGCAG tttATTCGAGAGTATACAAGCAAAGTGGATGAACTAGTGAAGGACAAAATTGAAGCTCAAAATGAGGTGAAAGCAAAAGAGAATGAGGAGAAGGAATTGGTTGCTCAACAT AACATGTATGCCCAATTGCTTCCTGCCTTGCCTGCACCACCGGGAATGGGTGGAGCAGGGTTTGCTCAACCCCCACCACCAATGCCAATGGGAGGGATGGGGATGCCTCCAATGCCCGGTTATGGAATGCCACCAATGGGTTCTTACTGA